The genomic window tgtgtatatgtatgtgtgtgtgtgtgtatatatatatacagtactggtcaaaagtttggatacaTCTTCCCATCCATTTgtatgagaaagtgtgtccaaacttttgactggtactgtatacacacacacacacacacacacacacacacacacacacacacacacacacacacacacacacacacacacacacacacacacacatacacacacacacacacacacacacacacacacacacacacacacacacacacacacacacacatatacagtatatacacaaatatatattcatatatatgtatatataggcTACACTATTTTGTGTGTAAGACTagtttatgttgtgtttctctttttaaatgttttcagagcTATCAATCTATGTCTGACTGTCCAGAACCTGACCTGTCCTCTGACGTCAACATCCAGCTACAAATGCCTTTTGATTTTGTGACAAAGGCCATTTCTGATTTGAGAGACAAACTGGAAAGCATGATACAGGCTGTTGGAGAAATATCTAAGACAAGTAAgtaatatttcatgttaattTGGTGGAATAATGTCATGTTGTGCAATCAGCCAATTCCTccaaaatgtctgtgctgttctgataataaaaaaagcatATATTCTGTTTTCAGTTCAAGCTGATCCTGATCTCAAGACAAGACAAGAGTTTTCATTGTGTGAGTAGTTACTTTATTTtgcataaatacatttgaattatCCTCTGGTCGTcacactgaataataataacttctACATTTCAGATTCCTGCCCCCTTAGTTTGGATCCCAACACAGCATTTGAGAACCTATTGCTCTCTGAGGGAAACAGCAAGGTAACCTGGATTAAAAAAGCCCAGAGGTACCCATATCACCCAGAAAGATTTACAAAATACGATCAAGTGTTGTGTGCTGAAGGTTTATCTGGAGTTTGCTACTGGGAGTTTGAGTGGAGGGGGCCCAGGGTTGAGGTCGCCGTCTGCTATAAAGGGGCAGAGCTGGAAGAGTGTGGCTTTGGATACACTGATCAGTCCTGGTGCGTTTCCCTTTCAAACTCTGGTTGTACCTTTTGGCACAGTGAAGTCAAAACCAAAATATCCGTCTCTTGCTCTTCTACTGTAGCAGTGTATCTGAATCATAAGGCAGGGAACCTATCCTTCTACAGCGTGTCTGACTCTGGTCAAATGATCTCCCTTCACAGAGTGCAGACCACATTCTCCCAGCCTCTGTACCCTGGGTTCATGGTGTCCAGAGGAGCTTCAGTTAGGATAATGCCTCCAAAGTAAAAGGCATCCTCTGTCAGAATTGCTTATGTGCAGAATctgtaatacattacatttactcGCTGTGCACTGCTAAAAATCAGTATTACTCCATAGCTGTGTCTGCTATCATTAATATGCACATATTTAGCAAAGAAAAGGCTGAAATTAGTGGTAGCCTACAGATGTAAGGAACACATTTATGCCAGCTTTgtgaaataaaagttttttttcatatgttaCATATTTCCTATTATGCAATGAATCTATTTCAACtcttaacactgcatttttttGCTTGTGACTGTTAAATGTTGAGTAATCAATACGATAGtataaaaatgttgaacaaACCTCATAACTAACACAAGCAATAGCatgtgataataaataaaaagttaaaatgttaaagcaTTCAGTctcaattattattaaatatcacTTATGTTATTCTAACATGATGAACAAAATCAGAGGTATATGTACAGTTAATTGGTTACCTCATAATTTTTTGCTCGTGAAATTGCCTAGAGTTacaaaatatgtctttatttacCTAAAATAGGATGTCCTTTATTAATTCAAATGTATAGTTATCATTATAGACCATTTGTAAATATGAAGTTATAAAGACTTTAATCGGCTATCGAATTAGtatgtaataatatatcatcatttaaaagtttgttaaAAAAGTGGTGAAACAGAGTTGCAGTCTTTCTCTTCAGTGATTGTCTAccactttttgttttatgttaccactaattaaaacctttttcttttcttttttgacacaTAGGGGGTATAAGAAGGTCTGGGAATGCATTATGTTAATGAAACAATGTGCTGATAAAAAACCCCACAATGTTTCACTAgttaaacctttatttttaGATCTGAATTGAGTTTTAGACCACTTGGGACCAATGCAACAAACTATACACCCaacattgacacatttttcaccttatacagtttatatttattactTGATAGCAAACAGCTGCgtatttacacacagagcaacaaGTCCAAAATTCACCATCATTTTAtccttgtttttgtctgttccCTGCCTGCTGTTTGATAAAAAATAGTGTCAAACAGGTTTATCTACAGTTTTTCCACTAAAAGCAGATGATGTGACTGAAAATGACACAGAGAGGCATCATTAGGGGTACAAATGGCTAATTCTTTGCTTCTCTTTGTCAGTTTCTGAACCTCTGCGTTAGGAGCATTGACCTCTCCTTGGAGATATTTTGACTCTGTTTTTGCGAACTGACACTTTGATTTTTTACCAATAAATGATAAAGAGACACATTTCTTGTGAAcgacttttatttctttgtttctcatCTGAATTTCCCCAACAaggagctgaaagatgctaaaacattTGATAAGACACTATGGGGTATTGCATGAGGGGAATTGTATAGTGATATTGTTGCAGATGACccatttcacattacacatagttAATCCACTCACTGAGTGAAacttaaagtattttttaaagaaagttttCCAGTGTGAGTGAATGAAGTAAAGGTCCACCTTTTTCATTGAATGACTGGGGAAACTTTACAATCTCCTCACACATAAATTACCACTGGGTGTCACCTGACACCATCAGTCCACACTCGGGTCTCATGATGACACATGAACCAACCCTGTTCTCTTATGAAGACCATGAGGTGCAGCTGAAAGCTCAGAAATAGcaaattattaattagtatCTCATACATACTGATCACAAactgttaatgtttaaattgtGGTAACAGGGACTGTTACACTGGCATTGATATATTTTAGTTCAGTCAATGTTAGTGCCCTCCCACTGAGAGCAGGCTGCCAACAAGACACTCCTactgtgaaaatgaaaccaACCCCTGTCAGTGTGAACGGAAGAAAATGGCTCACGAGGAACTGTTCGACTGCTCCATCTGTTTACAGCTATTTGACGATCCAGTGACAACTGCCTGTGGCCATAGTTTCTGTATGAAATGTATCAATACTTTTTGGGATAGAAATAACGAAAGAGACACTTACAGCTGCCCCCAATGCAGGCAGACGTTCAACCCCAGGCCTGTTCTAAAGAGGAACACGTTGCTGGCTGATCTGTTTGAGGAGCACAAGAGGACAAAAAGTCAGAATGCTGCTGCTGGGGAAACCTTTGCTTCACCTGATGATGTGCAGTGTGACGCTTgtacagggagaaaaaaaaaagccaccaTGAACTGTCTGGTGTGCTTGGCATCTTACTGTGAGACTCATCTGCAACCTCACTCTGAAGTGCCACCTCTAAAAAAGCACAAGCTGGTTCCTGCGTCTACGCCGATCAAAGAAAGCATATGTGGCTATCATGGCAAACTTCTGGAGAGCTACTGTCGCACTGATCAGCAGTTCATCTGCCTTCTGTGTGCAATGAATGATCACAAAGGCCATGACACTGTAACAGTTGAAGCAGAGAAGTGTGAAATGCAGGTAATTCAATTAAGTCCTATGGTCAAATCATCTGTTGCCTGTCCTTTTACTGCCACTGAGGTTCTGAAAATATCCAGGATTTGTGTTTTAACAGAGAAAACTGGAGACGACTAAACAGGAAATTGAAGACAAAGTGCTGGCTTCAGAAAGGCAAATGACAGAGCTGAGGCAGGCTGCAGACTGTATAAGAGTGAGTCCAcaaaaatctttcacaattagAAAgctttagaaaataaacattattttgctGTTAGAAATGTAACCTCTGTCTCAATTTATGAATAAATTGAGTTTTTGACATGTGTTTAAAAATCCACTTATATGTGTTACAGTATATGGACAGAACTGTTAAATAATCCAGGACTATTGAAAATGAGCCATCATTTAAAAACGTTAtcaggcatttaaaaaaaacaaactctgcatgTTCTCAACAAGGATGCTGCTTGGGAGGTGTGCGATGACTTTGAGCGACTGTGTCAGGAACACATCCGTTTGTACGTTCGCTCTGTGGAGAGGAGGTGCTCTGAGATGAGGGAGAAGGTTGGTGAAGCAGAGAAATCTGGAGTGGATTGGACCAGCAGTCTCCATGGACAACTGAGGCGACACGTGTCAGAGCTGAGGGGGAGAGAGGATAAACTCGACCAGCTCTCACTCACGAAGTATCCCATTAAGTTTCTTCAGGTGATGATCATCGTTGTGGCATTTGGAAATGTAAACTAGAccattttgtgtttaatttttgtCTCTGAATTGTAACACTatgtgctttgttttctttgtgcagGGTTTCCAGGCCCTGGGTGATCTTCCTGTGTTCACAGTCTCACATGAAAGATTTCACACACTGTCAGAGTTTGTCATTGCACAGAAAGATACACTGAAAGATGTGTCCgatcaaatgaaaa from Scomber scombrus chromosome 6, fScoSco1.1, whole genome shotgun sequence includes these protein-coding regions:
- the LOC133982332 gene encoding E3 ubiquitin/ISG15 ligase TRIM25-like, coding for MAHEELFDCSICLQLFDDPVTTACGHSFCMKCINTFWDRNNERDTYSCPQCRQTFNPRPVLKRNTLLADLFEEHKRTKSQNAAAGETFASPDDVQCDACTGRKKKATMNCLVCLASYCETHLQPHSEVPPLKKHKLVPASTPIKESICGYHGKLLESYCRTDQQFICLLCAMNDHKGHDTVTVEAEKCEMQRKLETTKQEIEDKVLASERQMTELRQAADCIRDAAWEVCDDFERLCQEHIRLYVRSVERRCSEMREKVGEAEKSGVDWTSSLHGQLRRHVSELRGREDKLDQLSLTKYPIKFLQGFQALGDLPVFTVSHERFHTLSEFVIAQKDTLKDVSDQMKKDLFNKFEENLVSNTPRHHEETPLRSHFLSSYSRVEVDPNTIAACLCLSDGNREISWSGSDQAHPDHTDRFTYHNQALCKDGLTGRHYWEVEWDVGIVEVAVAYKHIQRRGSGKECCFGHNNLSWKLVCSPSGCEFWHNNLRKGQIPVAQSRKVGVHLDYEAGNLGFYSISGFGDLTLLHQVKTTFTEPLYPGFSVDLGSTLKICNI